The following are from one region of the Streptomyces decoyicus genome:
- a CDS encoding BACON domain-containing protein translates to MSSRPEHPTHSTGAHRSRGNGRRRSRPQPSERPGPDATRPPEKRPDGYEPYLDGLFTYCLSVLCEHDAATAVLGEMLALAERHHGRRPADRARYRSWLYALARWVCLRRLAERTGPAAKSPDAAATATDTAAATADAERRQRELAALAWPEAAGTTPQQREALELSVRHHLSADEVAAVLGADPIATRALLATASCEVERTRAALAVVESGRCREVAQLAGDTQMLLGAALSRELVRHVDDCAECRRTAERATAPGTWPGTAPVARGTLPLVAAPREAVLGAQAAARRAKSGRAEGVAGAGGGGRTGGANGSPRFDRNGFPVGPPTDRVARRRRLRGRALTTTVVATVIAAPVLALWAAYHGGPATDEAAGGTPSVTASDTEAGERLGGRPYENAGNARTSPEPGIRTGDGTPDVSVEVISADGIPQRPGGPDSRKASGHGLLTVAAQPRGRTTVLTLSASGGAPVRWRASAGAAWLQMSHTAGSLRPGESTTVTVYIDHDREPAGHWRARIAIEPGGTAVTLEGHGVSGPAPGPQRPTPPPKPKPTPRPSHPAPTPTPTPTTPTPTPTSPTPSPKPTGPGPSSTPSNTTHPAR, encoded by the coding sequence ATGAGCAGCAGGCCCGAGCACCCCACGCACTCCACCGGCGCACACCGGTCGCGCGGCAACGGCCGGCGCCGGAGCCGGCCGCAGCCCTCCGAGCGGCCCGGCCCGGACGCCACGCGCCCCCCGGAGAAGCGCCCCGACGGCTACGAGCCTTACCTGGACGGGCTGTTCACCTACTGCCTGTCGGTGCTGTGCGAACACGACGCGGCGACCGCGGTGCTCGGCGAGATGCTCGCGCTCGCCGAGCGGCACCACGGCCGGCGCCCCGCCGACCGGGCGCGCTACCGCTCGTGGCTCTACGCCCTGGCCCGCTGGGTCTGTCTGCGCCGGCTCGCCGAGCGCACCGGCCCGGCCGCCAAGAGCCCCGACGCCGCAGCCACTGCCACAGACACCGCCGCAGCCACGGCCGATGCCGAGCGCCGGCAGCGTGAACTCGCCGCGCTGGCCTGGCCGGAGGCCGCGGGCACCACCCCCCAGCAGCGCGAGGCGCTGGAGCTCTCGGTGCGCCACCACCTCTCGGCCGACGAGGTCGCCGCGGTGCTCGGCGCCGACCCGATCGCCACCCGTGCGCTGCTGGCCACCGCGTCCTGCGAGGTGGAGCGGACCCGGGCGGCGCTGGCCGTCGTCGAGTCCGGCCGCTGCCGCGAGGTCGCGCAGCTGGCGGGGGACACCCAGATGCTGCTGGGCGCGGCGCTCAGCCGGGAGCTGGTGCGCCATGTCGACGACTGTGCCGAGTGCCGGCGGACCGCCGAGCGGGCCACCGCCCCGGGGACCTGGCCGGGTACGGCGCCGGTGGCCCGGGGCACGCTGCCGCTGGTCGCCGCGCCGCGCGAGGCCGTGCTCGGTGCGCAGGCGGCGGCCCGGCGCGCCAAGTCGGGCCGTGCGGAAGGGGTGGCCGGTGCGGGAGGCGGCGGCCGGACGGGTGGGGCAAACGGTTCTCCTCGCTTTGACCGCAACGGTTTTCCCGTCGGCCCCCCTACGGACCGGGTGGCCCGCCGGCGCAGGCTGCGCGGCCGGGCGCTGACCACCACCGTGGTCGCCACGGTGATCGCGGCGCCGGTGCTGGCCCTGTGGGCGGCGTACCACGGCGGCCCCGCCACGGACGAGGCGGCGGGCGGCACGCCTTCGGTGACGGCCAGCGACACGGAGGCCGGGGAGCGGCTGGGCGGCCGCCCGTACGAGAACGCGGGCAACGCCAGGACGTCGCCCGAGCCCGGTATCCGGACCGGCGACGGGACGCCCGATGTGTCCGTCGAGGTGATCAGCGCGGACGGCATCCCGCAGCGGCCGGGCGGGCCGGACAGCCGCAAGGCGTCGGGCCACGGTCTGCTGACGGTCGCCGCGCAGCCCCGGGGCCGGACCACGGTCCTCACGCTCAGCGCCTCGGGCGGTGCTCCGGTGCGCTGGCGCGCGTCGGCGGGCGCGGCCTGGCTTCAGATGAGTCATACGGCGGGGTCGCTGCGGCCGGGCGAATCCACCACGGTCACGGTCTATATCGACCATGACCGGGAGCCCGCGGGGCACTGGCGGGCCAGGATCGCCATCGAGCCCGGCGGCACCGCCGTCACGTTGGAGGGCCATGGCGTGTCCGGCCCCGCCCCGGGTCCGCAGCGCCCGACGCCGCCCCCCAAGCCGAAGCCGACACCGCGCCCCTCGCACCCGGCGCCGACACCCACGCCGACCCCGACGACCCCGACGCCCACCCCCACGTCTCCGACGCCGAGCCCGAAGCCGACCGGCCCCGGCCCGTCCTCGACACCGTCGAACACGACCCATCCCGCCCGCTGA
- the radA gene encoding DNA repair protein RadA, with translation MATRKSSGKERPSYRCTECGWTTAKWLGRCPECQAWGTVEEFGGAPAVRTTAPGRVTTAALPIGEVDGKQATARSTGVPELDRVLGGGLVPGAVALLAGEPGVGKSTLLLDVAAKAASDAHRTLYVTGEESASQVRLRADRIGALDDHLYLAAETDLSAVLGHLDTVKPSLLILDSVQTVASPEIEGAPGGMAQVREVAGALIRASKDRGMSTLLVGHVTKDGAIAGPRLLEHLVDVVLHFEGDRHARLRLVRGVKNRYGTTDEVGCFELHDEGITGLTDPSGLFLTRRAEPVPGTCLTVTLEGRRPLVAEVQALTVDSQIPSPRRTTSGLETSRVSMMLAVLEQRGRISALGKRDIYSATVGGVKLTEPAADLAVALALASAASDTPLPKNLVAIGEVGLAGEVRRVTGVQRRLSEAARLGFTHALVPSDPGKIPDGMRVLEVADIGQALSVLPKRVRREAPQEEGARR, from the coding sequence ATGGCAACGCGTAAATCCTCGGGCAAGGAGCGCCCCTCCTACCGCTGTACGGAATGCGGCTGGACCACCGCAAAGTGGCTCGGGCGCTGCCCCGAATGCCAGGCGTGGGGCACGGTCGAGGAGTTCGGCGGCGCCCCCGCGGTGCGCACGACCGCGCCCGGCCGGGTCACCACCGCGGCCCTGCCCATCGGCGAGGTCGACGGCAAGCAGGCCACCGCCCGCTCGACGGGCGTGCCCGAACTGGACCGCGTGCTGGGCGGCGGGCTGGTCCCCGGCGCGGTCGCGCTGCTGGCCGGCGAGCCTGGCGTCGGCAAGTCCACCCTGTTGCTGGACGTCGCCGCCAAGGCAGCCTCCGACGCACACCGCACCCTGTATGTGACCGGCGAGGAGTCCGCCAGCCAGGTACGGCTGCGCGCCGACCGCATCGGCGCCCTCGACGACCATCTGTATCTGGCGGCCGAAACCGACCTCTCCGCCGTCCTCGGCCACCTGGACACGGTCAAGCCCTCCCTCCTGATCCTGGACTCGGTGCAGACCGTCGCCTCCCCCGAGATCGAGGGCGCCCCCGGCGGCATGGCCCAGGTCCGCGAGGTGGCCGGCGCGCTGATCCGGGCTTCCAAGGACCGCGGTATGTCCACCCTCCTGGTCGGCCATGTCACCAAGGACGGCGCCATCGCCGGGCCGCGCCTCCTGGAGCATCTCGTCGATGTCGTCCTGCACTTCGAAGGCGACCGGCACGCCCGGCTCCGCCTGGTCCGCGGCGTCAAGAACCGCTACGGCACCACCGACGAGGTCGGCTGCTTCGAACTGCACGACGAAGGCATCACCGGCCTCACCGACCCCTCGGGCCTGTTCCTGACCCGCCGCGCCGAGCCCGTGCCCGGTACGTGCCTGACGGTGACCCTGGAGGGCCGCCGCCCGCTGGTCGCCGAGGTGCAGGCGCTGACCGTCGACTCCCAGATCCCCTCACCCCGGCGCACGACCTCCGGCCTGGAGACCTCCAGGGTCTCGATGATGCTCGCCGTCCTGGAGCAGCGCGGCCGGATCAGCGCCCTGGGCAAACGCGACATCTACAGCGCGACGGTCGGCGGAGTGAAGCTGACCGAACCCGCCGCCGACCTCGCGGTGGCGCTCGCCCTCGCCAGCGCCGCCAGCGACACCCCCCTCCCCAAAAACCTGGTCGCCATCGGCGAGGTGGGCCTCGCGGGCGAGGTCAGACGGGTCACCGGCGTCCAGCGCAGGCTGTCCGAAGCGGCCCGCCTCGGCTTCACCCACGCCCTGGTCCCGTCCGACCCCGGAAAGATCCCTGACGGGATGCGGGTGCTGGAGGTCGCCGACATCGGACAGGCCCTGAGCGTCCTGCCCAAGCGGGTGCGCCGGGAGGCCCCACAGGAAGAGGGCGCACGCCGGTAG
- a CDS encoding sugar phosphate isomerase/epimerase family protein: MTEPVVRIPDAKVALSTASVYPESTATAFEIAARLGYDGVEVMVWTDPVSQDIEALRRLSDHHGVPVLAIHAPCLLITQRVWSTDPWVKLQRARTAAEKLGASTVVVHPPFRWQRSYAREFVRGVWRMEHETDVKFAVENMYPWRYRDREMLAYAPDWDPTNDDYRHFTVDLSHTATARNDALEMVGRMGDRLAHVHLADGNGSAKDEHLVPGRGSQPCAQMLERLAATGFAGHVVVEVNTRRAMSAAEREADLAEALAFTRLHLASPTWVPGS; this comes from the coding sequence GTGACAGAGCCAGTGGTGCGCATCCCGGATGCGAAGGTCGCGCTGTCCACGGCCTCGGTGTATCCGGAGTCGACGGCGACGGCCTTCGAGATCGCCGCGCGCCTCGGCTACGACGGCGTCGAGGTCATGGTGTGGACCGACCCGGTCAGCCAGGACATCGAGGCGCTGCGCCGGCTCTCGGACCACCACGGTGTGCCGGTGCTGGCCATCCACGCCCCGTGTCTGCTGATCACCCAGCGGGTCTGGTCCACCGATCCCTGGGTCAAGCTCCAGCGCGCCCGCACCGCCGCGGAGAAGCTGGGCGCCTCGACGGTGGTCGTGCACCCGCCGTTCCGCTGGCAGCGCAGCTACGCCCGGGAGTTCGTCCGCGGGGTGTGGCGGATGGAGCACGAGACGGACGTGAAGTTCGCCGTCGAGAACATGTACCCGTGGCGCTACCGGGACCGCGAGATGCTCGCGTACGCCCCGGACTGGGACCCCACCAACGACGACTACCGGCACTTCACGGTCGACCTGTCGCACACCGCCACCGCCCGCAACGACGCCCTGGAGATGGTGGGGCGGATGGGCGACCGGCTCGCGCACGTCCATCTCGCCGACGGCAACGGATCCGCCAAGGACGAGCACCTGGTGCCGGGGCGCGGCAGCCAGCCCTGCGCGCAGATGCTGGAGCGGCTGGCGGCCACCGGATTCGCCGGCCATGTGGTCGTCGAGGTCAATACCCGCCGGGCGATGTCCGCCGCCGAACGCGAGGCCGACCTGGCCGAGGCGCTGGCCTTCACCCGGCTGCATCTCGCCTCGCCGACCTGGGTCCCGGGTTCGTGA
- a CDS encoding TetR/AcrR family transcriptional regulator translates to MSGRGDGPEDASPGPATPPAPPARRRGRPARAAAGAGPGARERILAAARTEFAERGYDKTSVRGIAKAAGVDAALVHHYFGTKEQVFEAAIELTFAPALTMPDALAGGGAEVGERMARFMFGVWENPVTRQPLLAIMRSALTNDTAAAVLRGLIERRMLQRVADELHVPDPEFRVQLAAGHLIGIAMLRYVIRMDPVASADPEEIIAMVAPTLQRYLTQP, encoded by the coding sequence GTGAGCGGCCGCGGGGACGGGCCCGAGGACGCGTCCCCCGGGCCCGCTACGCCGCCCGCTCCACCGGCCCGCCGCCGGGGCCGCCCGGCCCGCGCCGCCGCCGGGGCCGGTCCCGGTGCCCGTGAGCGGATCCTGGCCGCGGCCCGTACGGAGTTCGCCGAGCGCGGCTACGACAAGACCTCGGTCCGGGGCATCGCCAAGGCGGCCGGGGTGGACGCGGCGCTGGTGCATCACTACTTCGGCACCAAGGAGCAGGTCTTCGAGGCCGCCATCGAGCTGACCTTCGCGCCCGCGCTGACCATGCCCGACGCGCTCGCGGGCGGCGGCGCGGAGGTGGGGGAGCGGATGGCCCGCTTCATGTTCGGCGTCTGGGAGAACCCGGTCACCCGGCAGCCGCTGCTGGCGATCATGCGCTCGGCGCTGACCAACGACACCGCGGCGGCGGTGCTGCGCGGCCTCATCGAGCGCCGGATGCTCCAGCGCGTGGCGGACGAACTGCACGTCCCCGACCCGGAGTTCCGGGTGCAGCTGGCCGCCGGGCACCTCATCGGGATCGCCATGCTGCGCTATGTGATCAGGATGGACCCGGTCGCCTCGGCGGACCCGGAGGAGATCATCGCCATGGTCGCGCCGACTCTCCAGCGGTATCTGACACAGCCCTGA
- a CDS encoding Ppx/GppA family phosphatase gives MRLGVLDVGSNTVHLLVVDAHPGARPLPAYSHKAELRLAELLDEAGAISDPGVERLVATVHEALQVAEDKGVESVLPFATSAIREATNGEDVLRRVGVETGVELRVLSGEDEARLTFLAARRWLGWSAGRLLVLDIGGGSLEIAYGLDEDPDVAVSLPLGAGRLTAGDLPGDPPEADDVRTLRRRVRAEIAKVVSEFSRYGTPDRVVGTSKTFRQLARIAGAARSGEGLYVQRELTRKKLEEWVPRLAGMSADERGRLPGVSEGRSRQLLAGALVAEAAMDLFGVETLEICPWALREGVILRRLDHLP, from the coding sequence ATGAGACTCGGTGTCCTCGATGTGGGTTCGAATACGGTCCATCTCCTGGTGGTGGACGCACACCCGGGCGCGCGCCCGCTGCCCGCCTATTCGCACAAGGCGGAGCTGCGCCTTGCCGAACTCCTCGACGAGGCCGGGGCGATAAGCGACCCGGGCGTGGAGCGCCTGGTGGCGACCGTCCACGAGGCGCTCCAGGTGGCCGAGGACAAGGGCGTCGAGAGCGTGCTGCCGTTCGCCACCTCGGCGATCCGCGAGGCCACCAACGGGGAGGACGTGCTGCGCCGGGTCGGTGTGGAGACCGGCGTGGAGCTGCGGGTGCTCTCCGGTGAGGACGAGGCGCGGCTCACTTTTCTCGCCGCCCGCCGGTGGCTGGGCTGGTCGGCCGGGCGGCTGCTGGTGCTGGACATCGGCGGCGGCTCGCTGGAGATCGCGTACGGCCTGGACGAGGACCCGGACGTGGCGGTGTCGCTGCCGCTGGGCGCGGGACGGCTGACCGCGGGCGATCTGCCCGGCGATCCGCCGGAGGCCGACGACGTCCGGACGCTGCGCCGCCGGGTGCGCGCCGAGATTGCCAAGGTGGTGAGCGAATTCAGCCGCTACGGCACTCCCGACCGGGTCGTCGGCACGTCCAAGACCTTCCGGCAGCTGGCCCGGATCGCGGGCGCCGCGCGCTCGGGGGAGGGGCTCTACGTCCAGCGGGAGCTGACCCGCAAGAAGCTGGAGGAGTGGGTGCCGCGGCTGGCCGGGATGTCCGCGGACGAGCGGGGCAGGCTGCCCGGGGTGTCCGAGGGGCGCTCGCGGCAGCTGCTCGCCGGGGCGCTGGTCGCCGAGGCGGCGATGGATCTGTTCGGGGTCGAGACGCTGGAGATCTGCCCGTGGGCGCTGCGCGAGGGCGTCATTCTGCGGCGGCTGGACCATCTGCCCTAG